The region CTAGATGGCATGAGCAGCTGCAGTGTTGGTGCCTAAATTTCAAAGGACGTGTTACAGTAGCCTCCGTGAAGAATTTCCTGCTGGTGGCAGCTGCAGAGCCTTACCAGTATGTTTCAGTGACAGAACAGGATAAAGTAATTCTACAATTTGGTAAAATTGGGAAAGACATTTTTACCATGGATTACCGATATCCTCTCTCTGCCTTCCAAGCCTTCGCAATCTGCTTGAGCAGCTTTGACACTAAACCGGCTTGTGAATGATCagtttccttcttcttcttcttcttcttcttttcacaGTGGCCTATTATCATGCTAGTCTTCCCTGAAGTTAATTGTAAATATTCTCTAAAGGAAGAACCTTAGGTTTTACCTTATTGGCGATAACTGCAAAAATATTTAGCTGTAGAAAGGTAGCTCTATGTCTCTGTCCCCAAACATGTAACTTGATCACTTGTAGGGAACGTTATTTGTGAAATTGCATTAACTCAGATATAGTTATTTAGACTCGTTTGTTTaggcataaaatgtttttttttttgaaaaaaattggcTATTTGTTGCTGGTTATTAACAACCTTAAAAAtagtttgaaaagtatttttctGGTATTTGGTTACGAAAATCACCAAATattaacctatatatataagtcataAGAGACTGTtgtgaattgaatttatgaaaaatttcaATATTGTACCGGTTCGAAACATTACAATAATTTTAGAAAcattaatttttggaatttttcgTTGAAGCCAGGGGCGTAGCCAGCATTTGAGATTTGtggggcaaaattgaaaaaaaaataaaattaagagggtaaaactaaaaaaaaaaaaaaaatagagtcaAGCCCCCATAGCTCCACGCTTGGTTGAACCCATAAGCTTTCAAACTAAACCACTTCGAGGAAGCTAGAAACGcccagcgagagagagagagagagagagagattcgtgTACCCGTTGTGAGGAATGACGAAATGCTCCGGAGAAGCTCCAAATGGTATCGGGACAAGAGAAGGTGGAGAATATTTTTCTTGAGGGGATAGCAATGTCTCGGACAAAAGTaaagcacagagagagagagagagagagagagagagagagagagagaggtgtcaCTGGTGTGGCCGAGCTGATATATATTATAGCAAATGCAGACCACCTTTGTGGTTGCCACAGCCTTGGTCACCAAAATTCCCACCTTGCATAATATAAAACGAATTCTTGACCACCGCCATCCATTTTGCTGTTGCTGGTTCAATTAATGAGACTGGAAGCAGCACTTTTTAAGCTGATATATATGATATGCCATAGAGGAGGTCGAAATATCAGATTTATTGAAGAGATTGCAAGCGATGAATAGTAGATTTTTCTCCATCATATAtgtcattttctattttattaatcATAAAAAGCATCACAACAATacccttaaaaaatattacacacaaaaaaaaataaaaaataaaaaataaaaaataaaaaataaaaataaaaattggccaAATAAATGACTCGGTCCAATGGCTTATTGACATGTAGGCCAAGAAAGAGGTTGGCAAAAATAACggtttaaattaaatgatgGGTTGTTTGGAGAAACTCCTGCTGCGACGGCAAGAAAGCTTGGTAGCCATAATAGAAAAGATTGCACTGAAATCAACTGGCCGCTTCAATGCCCAACGAGAGAGATGCCCTGCGATTGATGCTCAAGGGACATCAGATTTGAATCTAATTAACAATCTCCCTAGAGCCCAACTCAATATGTGAAAGGTCCAGAAGAAATCAGGCAAACATGAACAAAAAGTTGAAAAGAAAGGCAAACATGGGAAGCAAGCTTTCCACATAATGTAAACCTGTAGAAGCAACGTGACAGAGAGGTTAAACATCTGAGAGAAGTTGAAGTAAACTAAACTTCTCCTTCCGGCTTCCTTAacacactcttccaagaaaagaacttaacaaaaaaaagggaTTTTCAAAGAGATTAGGGCAAGATATTCTTGTgccattttctttgaaaatggCGTCCATGGATGAGTTACATATACCTTTGCCTTTTCAGAGCATTAGGACAGCTTAATTCCAACTGGTTTCcccatctttccttctctgcaGCCTAAGGTATGTTACCGTTTCATTCTCTTTCAATTCAACTTCACAAGTCTTAACATCATAACATGGAATTACACCATTCTTGTCAAAGTTCTTCCAAAACTATTGCCACCCACCTCGCATtcacaaattttcaaaagattttgtTGAATTAATACCATGATCAAAAGACCCCCCTTTATTCCCAAAGCAATAGAGGACGGCATCTTTGTATAGGTCCCTGTCAATGGTCTTCTTGATGCATGGTAGAAGGGCTATGACAGGGACGAAATTAAGATTTCTTATTTGGAGAGGTCAACTTAATTTTCAGAGGGTCAAGCTTAATTTTGAAATCCTGTCATCTAATTCTCATGGACAATCTCAATAGATATAAAATCAAGGTGAAATTTCACTTAACCTTTTCAAGTTTTATCACATTTGTAATTACCCTCCTAAACATtacaaaatttcttattttttttttatttaattttttcaatttcacgcATTGTTAGGATTTTCTGATAAATTCTAACATATgggtgtcaaaatttccaaaatacccttactttttttaggaaaaaattgcaATGATTTAGGCATTGGTcatgatttaacgaaatttactaAAATACCTAGGCTTTGAatctttggatttttattttttttaagcagggatattttaagaattttgataaaatttaataaaaaatcctCACTGaggggtgaaattaaaaaaatatatattaaaagatagatacactaaattgaaaattttttaagtttaaagagGTAATTACAAAAGCGACAACAGTTAAaagggttaagtgaagtttcgtTCGaatcaaacataaaaaaaaataaggccaATTGGCAACAAATTAACATCATTTTCGATGAACAGAGCGTGAAAATGCAAGGAATAATCGTGAGAGCAGTGCGATCTTGCCAGGAAACACTCAAGGCTGCAACTTTGCAACACTTGCATGGGGGAGAAGCAAGTAAAGCTGTAAAGATATTTCCACTTTTCGGACGCGTCAGCTCCTCAAGATCTCCACTCGTGCAGCTCAAAGGGTTGGAGAATGTTTCAGTGGCGGAGGTGCTTATGACAAAGGGAGGAGAAAAAACTGGTTCCTGGCTCTGGTGTCGCACTGATGATGCCGTCATTGATGCAGTAAAAAATGTCAGTCTCAGTAACATTTCACTAGTGTGAAAACTTGCTTTACATCcattattgttagaatatatgattaGATTTACCCAAAAGATAGAAGATGATGATAATTGATATGATTACAATCATATATTCTAATTAACATGTATTGTACAAAACTCGTCTTCATTATTTCACAGATGGCTGAAAATAATATTGGGTCATTAGTGGTACTAAAGCCAGGAGATGAACATCTTGCTGGAATCATCACCGAGAGaggtaattttatttatttattttatttttttacgttttcattTACGCCTCCAAACTTTCAGGAGTAATATTGGGACACTGAACTACCATCGAGTGTCAAATTATGCACATTTTCATTCTATGCACAAAATGCGGTTgagattattaaaaaattaaccaaaaagagggaaaaactaaaaataccaaaataggGTGGCCTTTTTCATATTGGCTCTcttaccttcttcttttttttcattttttttttagtaacttCAAGGTTATTTTGGGtagaaaaatgcaaaagtgTTTAATTTGGCATGCAATGGTAGTTCAAGGGGCAGATGCTACTTTTTTAAGTTTGGAAgcgtaaataaaaatgtagtgatAGTTTAGAAGGCTAAAGTGTACTCTCCTCTCtcccccactttttttttttctttcctaattCACGAAGAGAGGTAATTGATTATGAATGTATACTTTATTATATATTGGTTCACTTGAAATGCTAATACaattcatataaaaaaagaaagatcaaaATTTTTCGAAATTCGCTGCTCAAATTGCACGCAATTTAGGTAGCCTCACAGAAAGAGCAAGTGAACCCTGCACTTTGAGCTGCCGTGTACAGGTAAGTCCCACACTTGCCCTTACTATAATAGCTTCCCCAACTGCATGCAATTCGAACAGCATATTTTAGAAGATCATGATTCAAAAAATGAGGTCATGCACCACACAAGTTAGGATTACCAATATGCTGCTTATTATCAACAAGCCATTTACATATTGAAATTCAAGACCAAATAAATACATTACAAACTTGGGACATTCTCCTGACTGTCAATCAACACCTGAAAATTGTTTTACTCTGACTATTAAATTGTTGATGGTGGAACGAACGAGCAAGCAGACTACACGAGGAAAATAATCGCAGAGGGAAGATCACCCATATACACAAGAGTCGGAGAAATTATGACTGATAAGGTTATTTCAGGCTTTCCTTTTTGTATTTGATCTCCATGGAACACTAGAATCAgctatattatttctttttaaagctGCCTCAAATGTTTACCTTCAACAGGACAAACTAATAACGGTAACATCTGATACCAACATTCTTCAAGCAATGCAGCTTATGACAGGTGATGGAGATGCAGAAAATCGAATATgggaaaaaaagttgaaaagggGAACTAATGAGAGAGTTCTTGATGTTTGCAGAAAATCGAATACGGCATGTTCCAGTCATAGATGGGAGGATAGTTGGCATGATCTCCATTGTAGACGTTGTAAGAGCAGTAGTGGAGCAGCAAAGTGGAGAGCTGAAGCAACTGAGCGAGTTCATTAGAGGAGACTACTATTAGAATCTAAGGAAATTGGATAATTGACAGCATAGTGATGCACTGCCACTACTTTAAAATTAGATGTTGTGACGAAAGGATTCTAAACTGTACACCAAACATGTAAccccaagaaaaacaaaaaagttccaAAGTCTATGTTCATTGTATTGTAGTCCAAAAAAACAAGGGGATAGAAAAAATGCATTACACCATTTGGGCAAAACTAACAACTGAAATATGGTGAGATGATTGAGTTGTTTGAGAGCTTAAACTAAAACCCATTATGTATTACATCTGCTGGGAATGCAGTGTGTTATGGACTCCTATAGGGCTACAGAACAATCTCATTGTTGATCTCATGCAACCAAGAACTTTCAGAAGCAGTCCCAAAATACCGACAAACTATCTCATTGAAGGTCTATTGCGGCTAAAAGCTTGAGATGCCATCAGGGCCATCTTAAGAGGCTCTGACGCAGAAAAACCCTGGGCCTCCATTAGCCCATGGACCCTTCTAGCATCCTGCACAAACCCACCAGCTATAAGCCCATTTATAATCCTCTCAAACTCATCTGGTTCCAGTTGCTCTTTCTTGGTCTCCAGAACACCCAGAGCTTGAAGcgcctttttctcttctccagCCCTTGAGTACATGTCGCAAAGGCTAACATGAACCTTAAAAGGAGGGGCCTCACCCTGCTCAGCAATCTTGCCCAATACCTGCTCAGCCTCATTAACCAGCTGCAACTTACCTAACCAATCCACAAGAACAGTATAAGTAGCAACTCCAGGCTCGAAGCCATCCTTCTCAAGCTGCAACAAAAGATTTAGGGCCTTATCCAATAAATTCTTCTTCCCGTATGCTGCAATCATGCTAGCAGTGCACCTGTCATCAGGCCTGTGACCAACTCTTATCATGTAGTCAAAGTTGCTCCTTGCCTGATCAGGGTCGCCAGCTTGCCCATATGCCTCGACAAGCAATGTACAAGACTCCAAACTTGGCTGTAAACCTGCAAATTGCATAGTGGTTGCAATTCGTCCTGCTCCGCCAACATCCCCACGAAGAGCAAATGAACGAAGCAATGCCatgtaaatttcatgcgtgggATTGATGTCTCTTGCCTCCATCTCTCTCATCAGTGACTCACCCAGCTTGGGTTGGCCTGCATTTACATACGCCATGATCATCGAGTAGTAAACCTGCAAGTCTGGTTGGAAACCCTGGCTCCTCAAACTTTCAAATGCCTCTTTTGCACGGTCAACATTGCCTGCCTTGCTGTACATGTGAACCAAAACTGTGGCAGTTAAAATATCAGGCACTATACCATTTTCATTCATCTTCTTAAGAATTCTCTCAGCATCTTCTAAACGGTTCTCTTTGGCATGGGCATCAATAAGCTTCGAGTAGTCACGGATGTTTGTTTGGAAAGACTCTTCAGCCAGTACAAGTTCTGTTACCTACAAAACAAATCATTTGAAATCAACCAATGAAGACAGCAAATTGAATAGCAGCCAGAATAACTGAACTCAACAATTAGAAAGATATCCAGGTGCAAATGCATGTTCCTAGACTTTTACAACTGGCACGTAGAAGCTTACATCCAACATTAAATGATGGTTGTCTGCTGAACCAACAGTCTAAGGAAAAATGGACAAGAAGTCAAACATATATAATGCATcacaagaaaaatataaaaataaaaaataaaataaaataaaaagagcccaagataaataaataaatcaaagcaTTTGGCTCTGGTAAGATTAGCAATTGTTCTCTCAAGTTATTGAAATGTTCATCATGAGCATATACTGATTTCCGCTTGACATCCGAATCTTGTTTCCAATGCAATGGATTTCCATGCTTCTATGGATCCATTGCTTCAAATTCTTCTCATACTAATAATTAATAAGAATGAAAGATGACACCAAACAAATGATCCAATTATTCTGGAGAAATTATTCGCTAATTCTATGAGAAGCAGCTTGATTAACAACCAATTGCTTCAAGTACATAACTCTCTTCGCAAGAACCAAAATGTCCAGCAACCATGGAAGTATATTTCTTTTTGTgaagcaaaaacaaaacagTCACTGGGCTCCAAGCATTTTAACATAGCAAAACAAACCGGAAACACaccaaatataacaaaatattaacaggAGCACGTAATATGACCCTCTCAGAAAAAAGAGTATGAATAATTTTCGAAGACAACATTCCAAGTCTCATTCATCTGGAAGAAgtttgtataaaataaaatcaacaaataaaacttggaaaaagaaatatatatccTAGAAACCATCTTCCCGCTCAAAGAGATACAAAGAACCTCAAAAAACACTACGTCATACTGTATAGTCATCCAAGTGCCTTTTCCTCCGCACTGCAACACCATTGGAGTAAATACCTCCAACAAACACAATGAGATTAGTGCTGATGGTGTGTGTCATGTGTTTGAGCGGAAAAGAAGGACAACAATCATGTGGACTAGAAGCTACTGATGATGGAAGCTAATATGCAACCttcggttaaaaaaaaaaaaaaaacccaccaaaTTATGTGTTCATCAACAGCTTATTTGAAAGATCTACGTAGATGTGCATTTTATAAGCTTTTGAAAgatattgcaaaaaaaatatcatttgctTTACACCATTTAAATTCCAACctagcaaaaacaaaaagaatgatCTAGAAACTGATATTGCCAATGGTGAAACAATATGCTTAGAAGGAAAATAGTAAGGTGTACCTTCAAATATAAACGAATATTCTGCTCTTTCAATCTGTCCAGCAATGTGATCCAGTCAATCCTGCTTGGTTGAAGAAGTTCTACCCATTCGGCCAACACAGGAGACGGGTCATCCTCCCCATTCAATGAGAGAATCCTCTCATTTACCAATTTGCATTTCCCAGATATTGGCTTTGGTTCCTGAGGCCAAATGAGCTCTCCTCTCTCATGAATTTTATCAGCCACCTCAGCCCACTTTGGATCAGAGAGGTCAAGACCATAAATCTTGTACCTTATCTTCCCTTGTCTCTTAGGAAGAGTAACAACCTTAGGCTTCTCCTCAGCCACAAAAGCCTCATTATCCATTGTTTCAGCTTGTTTTTCCCCTGctttctcctctctttcttCGGCTCGCGCTTCTTCTTTCATGCGCTCCAAACCATCATAAAACTCCTTTTCCTCCATTTTTTCACGAGCCCATTTGAATCTAAGCTCTCTCAGCATATCCCCACAAATACCAATTTCCCCAGCAAACCTGCACATTTCCTTGACTTCTTCAGATTGCAAGAACCCCTTCATCTTTTCCTTCTGCTTCTCCTTTTTCATATCATCCAAAACCCTATTACTCACTTCCCAAACTGTTTTCCACAAATCCTCACTAAAATCCTGTGAAGGAGTGGCCATTGCAGCACCAAGCATCTCCTCAAGACCACCCTTTTCCATCTCGGATGCAACTTTCCCAACAATGATCAAAAGCATTCCATCAATTGTCTGCTTATCACAGTCTGGATAAACTTGAGAGAGCTTCCCACGCATTATCCAGACAAACCGAGACAAGAACTCATTCATGGTCccatcctcctcctcctcagaTTCCTCAGAATTGAGTTTGGGTTCACCAACCGAGTTGCTCATTTTAGTTCCACTGGTACAGTGGATGTATCTACTGAAGCAAGGATCGGGTTTTGGGCAATTAGGGTTTTGGGGAGGTTTATTGCCATGAATGTTTGGTGAATGAAATGGATGAGATATTGGGTCGGTAATGGTGGCAACATTTCTGTAAATATAGTGATGGTACGGAGATGGTAATTTCCCATTGACTCTTGATAGATTGTTGATTGTTTGCCTACAAACTAACTGCCTCAAGTTCATGTTTCACAGAGAGAAAACTTTTCGACGATCAAAAGCAAAGTTTCAACGCCAACAAATCTACTACACCCACAAAGACTTAGCAGCTGACATGTGATAATTACCACTTGCAAGCCTAAATGCCTTGGGACaagaaattatagaaaaaattaaaaaaaaatacagaaaattaaaactGATGACCAATGAGAATGTGAAAAAATTTCCCTAGAAAAGAAACCCATTTTCCAgcattttcttttcactttcccGAGAACCAATCACACCAAGCATCGAGCTTGTAGAGACGAAAGAAACAGAGGACAAGAGAGAGATGCGGAAGAAGCCAAGACTAGAGCTTTACCTGCAGCGACGACCGTGGATAGCCGGCAAGCGCTCGACGGACGGCCAAGATTTGAGAGCTGAGTGTGGTGGGCAAGAGCTAGGGCTTCTTCTTAGTAGAATCAGCCCGACGAGTTACTACCTTAGCACACTCCACTCACGTGATGGAAGAATTTAGGAAAATTGgtctttcgttttttttttttgggaaaactttttagagaatttttttgtgtttttttttaaaaaaataaaaaataaaaaaattgtattttgatcttatataaaagtgaaaagtgaaagtGGTATTAAGTATTTTGTTAGtgtattatattttgaattgtctattaatgattttttttttttcttttagaaaacaaatcaaCTTGTTTAATTCATTATCAAATCATTATTTTTGTCACCATTAAAagtttgggaaaaatatattttagcccctcaaactatcactatttcttcggatggccccccaaactaccaatgcttagattctaactcctcaaactactactttctgattttttggtcccatccgtccatttatgccgttaattctaaacataattttgaaaatacccctcctacactttgaaattctcacggttaagggagggatattttcaagtttttggtcaatttctgttagaattaacggcataaatagacggatagggccaaaaaatcaaaaagtagtAGTTTAGGaggttaatatatatttttccctaaaagttttaacaaaatgTCATGTCTAACCCAATAGTATTGTGACACGGATAAACCGAGGAACCCTTCCGCACCAAACctcttgtcaattttttttattttttttatttttatcatcatATTAAtgagacatttttcaataatgtGACATTTACACATGTCGCAACACTGTTAGTTATGACATGGTATTctgtaaaaagaagaaaaaagaagaaaaaaaaagaaaaaaaattacaaaagtttAAAGAATAAAGAACCTCTCTTGAATGGAACCGCTAGAGGAAGGGCTCGAACCTTCGACCTTGTGGTTAACAGCCACACGCTCTAGCCAACTGAGCTACTCCAGCACGCAATGACATTAAAAAGGTTGtcataaataaattagtataaaatatttttgaaatccTATTTTAATCAACAAAATATGTCAGTGCAAAAGGCGAAGGTTGAGGATACATGGACTACTGcgagaacaaaaagacaaacacaATACACACGTGCATTGCTTATTCGAgctaaaaatgtaaattttatagAACAAAGGCAACCTTTTAATACACTTTACAAGGAAATTAAACCTATGCATTTTTGTACTATTAACCTTAAACAACACTACAACAGCACAAGACCAAAGAATTAGAATAGTGGGTCAAAAACTTGAACAACACTACAACAGCACAAGACCAAAGAATTAGAATAGTGGGTCAAAAACTTGCTGCTCGCTATACGGATATCTACGCTCCTAATATTTAAgtataagagtaatgttaaaagtcatatttttattgtatAACTATCTTACAATACTGACGTGTCAGTCTAAACTGACGATATTGATAAATGGTTGAAGAAGTTGGAGTGAACCATTTATCAGCAAATAATGAGACGTTTATCGATGCTGAAACTCACCCACCAAC is a window of Alnus glutinosa chromosome 4, dhAlnGlut1.1, whole genome shotgun sequence DNA encoding:
- the LOC133865949 gene encoding CBS domain-containing protein CBSX3, mitochondrial-like, with protein sequence MQGIIVRAVRSCQETLKAATLQHLHGGEASKAVKIFPLFGRVSSSRSPLVQLKGLENVSVAEVLMTKGGEKTGSWLWCRTDDAVIDAVKNMAENNIGSLVVLKPGDEHLAGIITERDYTRKIIAEGRSPIYTRVGEIMTDKDKLITVTSDTNILQAMQLMTENRIRHVPVIDGRIVGMISIVDVVRAVVEQQSGELKQLSEFIRGDYY
- the LOC133865948 gene encoding pentatricopeptide repeat-containing protein At1g03560, mitochondrial; amino-acid sequence: MNLRQLVCRQTINNLSRVNGKLPSPYHHYIYRNVATITDPISHPFHSPNIHGNKPPQNPNCPKPDPCFSRYIHCTSGTKMSNSVGEPKLNSEESEEEEDGTMNEFLSRFVWIMRGKLSQVYPDCDKQTIDGMLLIIVGKVASEMEKGGLEEMLGAAMATPSQDFSEDLWKTVWEVSNRVLDDMKKEKQKEKMKGFLQSEEVKEMCRFAGEIGICGDMLRELRFKWAREKMEEKEFYDGLERMKEEARAEEREEKAGEKQAETMDNEAFVAEEKPKVVTLPKRQGKIRYKIYGLDLSDPKWAEVADKIHERGELIWPQEPKPISGKCKLVNERILSLNGEDDPSPVLAEWVELLQPSRIDWITLLDRLKEQNIRLYLKVTELVLAEESFQTNIRDYSKLIDAHAKENRLEDAERILKKMNENGIVPDILTATVLVHMYSKAGNVDRAKEAFESLRSQGFQPDLQVYYSMIMAYVNAGQPKLGESLMREMEARDINPTHEIYMALLRSFALRGDVGGAGRIATTMQFAGLQPSLESCTLLVEAYGQAGDPDQARSNFDYMIRVGHRPDDRCTASMIAAYGKKNLLDKALNLLLQLEKDGFEPGVATYTVLVDWLGKLQLVNEAEQVLGKIAEQGEAPPFKVHVSLCDMYSRAGEEKKALQALGVLETKKEQLEPDEFERIINGLIAGGFVQDARRVHGLMEAQGFSASEPLKMALMASQAFSRNRPSMR